A genomic segment from Polyangium mundeleinium encodes:
- a CDS encoding DUF4266 domain-containing protein, whose protein sequence is MLNEDTSASLVVRAGRALLVVLVLGGGLLASTGCAPVAPYERGKLAHPTMTAADMSGFGESHLRAITEGAVGGSGGTGSGCGCN, encoded by the coding sequence ATGCTGAACGAAGACACCTCTGCCTCGCTCGTCGTGCGCGCCGGTCGCGCGCTCCTCGTGGTCCTCGTGCTCGGCGGAGGCTTGCTCGCGAGCACCGGCTGCGCGCCCGTCGCGCCGTACGAGCGCGGCAAGCTCGCGCACCCGACGATGACGGCCGCTGACATGTCCGGCTTCGGCGAGTCGCACCTGCGCGCCATCACCGAGGGCGCGGTCGGCGGCAGCGGCGGCACCGGCAGCGGTTGCGGCTGCAACTGA
- a CDS encoding TlpA family protein disulfide reductase, whose protein sequence is MSSRSSIVRTLSALVMGAALSLTVAACGGGAASGGGAETGGAEGGLVGKPAPEFTAEAVTGEGPKSVKEAAGKVTIIDFWATYCGPCKKSFPKYQELVDQFGGDLSVIAVSVDEEDTDKAKLEEFVKATGVKFSVVWDKDKSAAKAYSPPKMPTAFVVDKTGTIRHIHAGYGEGEEDKIAEEIKALIGQ, encoded by the coding sequence ATGAGCTCGAGATCGTCGATTGTCCGCACCCTCAGCGCGCTCGTCATGGGCGCGGCCCTCTCGCTCACCGTCGCGGCGTGCGGCGGCGGCGCCGCGTCGGGCGGCGGTGCAGAGACCGGAGGCGCCGAGGGCGGCCTCGTCGGGAAGCCGGCGCCCGAGTTCACCGCCGAGGCGGTCACCGGCGAGGGCCCGAAGAGCGTGAAGGAAGCGGCCGGCAAGGTGACCATCATCGACTTCTGGGCGACGTACTGCGGCCCCTGCAAGAAGTCGTTCCCGAAGTACCAGGAGCTCGTCGATCAGTTCGGCGGCGACCTCAGCGTCATCGCGGTGAGCGTCGACGAGGAGGACACGGACAAGGCCAAGCTCGAGGAGTTCGTGAAGGCGACGGGCGTGAAGTTCTCGGTCGTGTGGGACAAGGACAAGAGCGCCGCGAAGGCCTACAGCCCGCCCAAGATGCCGACCGCGTTCGTCGTCGACAAGACGGGCACGATCCGCCACATCCACGCCGGCTACGGCGAGGGCGAAGAGGACAAGATCGCCGAGGAGATCAAGGCCCTGATCGGGCAGTGA
- a CDS encoding DUF3570 domain-containing protein, translated as MIRRLAQALLAPLVAAALTLAPAPASAAPNDEEVEVLVQTVLEASYKEGKYQEALDTLNLAKQACAKKSACSSKVRAKLYVALGTVLAGGMKKSSEAKAAFATAIKEDPTIALFPDFTSREIEKAWSEARSAGSPSGGNPETKEAKAASGGSKKLKATYEGQPPARGWRTGEGSFYYELATKAEKEREWLDCIAYGRASYEAEDRTSTLFLVAACEARAGLWVEAVSDYEATAEAASRKNIRQMAAQARSRADELRAKIPKIIVQKPANATDLKVRVNGVELAEDQLGAEIPVNPGERTIIATGKVNGAEQSFEQSVNVGEGETATVEVKLVPKGKAIDRALVQCMQNAQTQDQFDECIAKNRKLPLNLKFGLEFSAYHDSDKVDVVSPTVFFNVENPTSGWGFGGSFLVDVVTAASTDIVATASPRWTEQRYVPALGGHKKFGDVDVNLHTAMSIEPDYLATSVGTTVAIDLRQKTVTPSLSYDFSYDIAGRSGTSYEVFSRRIQRHALDLSSSFVLDKNSILTTNFSAVIEAGDSSKPYRYIPTFAPDIAPRVLPGQSLATVNFYRNPERILEQLPLSRQRFAFAARYARRFSASTLRAEERLYADSWGLKATTTDLRYLYDISQNVRIWPHFRFHAQTGAAFWQLAYVSERTPTGLQVPALRTGDRELGPLIGVTGGLGTRIAFGEAKNWGLIVSGDVIYTRFLNTLFILQRFGYFGALTLEVDVE; from the coding sequence GTGATCCGCCGCCTCGCACAAGCCCTCCTCGCCCCGCTCGTCGCCGCTGCGCTCACGCTGGCCCCCGCGCCTGCGAGCGCCGCGCCCAACGACGAGGAGGTCGAGGTCCTCGTCCAGACGGTGCTCGAAGCGAGCTACAAGGAAGGCAAGTACCAGGAGGCGCTCGACACGCTGAACCTGGCGAAACAAGCGTGCGCCAAGAAGAGCGCGTGCAGCTCGAAGGTCCGCGCGAAGCTCTACGTCGCGCTCGGCACCGTGCTCGCCGGCGGCATGAAGAAGTCGAGCGAAGCGAAGGCCGCGTTCGCCACGGCGATCAAGGAAGATCCGACCATCGCGCTCTTCCCCGACTTCACCTCGCGCGAGATCGAGAAGGCGTGGAGCGAGGCGCGCAGCGCCGGTTCGCCGAGCGGCGGCAACCCGGAGACGAAAGAGGCGAAGGCCGCGTCGGGCGGCTCGAAGAAGCTCAAGGCCACGTACGAGGGGCAGCCCCCGGCGCGTGGCTGGCGCACGGGCGAGGGCTCGTTCTACTATGAACTCGCGACCAAGGCCGAGAAGGAGCGCGAGTGGCTCGACTGCATTGCGTACGGGCGCGCGTCGTACGAGGCCGAGGATCGCACCTCGACGCTTTTCCTCGTCGCCGCGTGCGAGGCGCGCGCCGGCCTCTGGGTCGAGGCCGTCTCCGACTACGAGGCGACCGCCGAGGCCGCGTCGCGCAAGAACATCCGTCAGATGGCCGCGCAGGCGCGCAGCCGCGCCGATGAGCTCCGCGCCAAGATCCCGAAGATCATCGTCCAGAAGCCGGCGAACGCGACCGACCTCAAGGTTCGCGTGAACGGCGTCGAGCTCGCAGAGGATCAGCTCGGCGCCGAGATCCCCGTAAACCCCGGCGAGCGCACGATCATCGCGACGGGCAAGGTGAACGGCGCCGAGCAGTCCTTCGAGCAGAGCGTGAACGTCGGCGAGGGCGAGACGGCGACGGTCGAGGTCAAGCTCGTGCCGAAGGGCAAGGCGATCGACCGCGCGCTCGTCCAGTGCATGCAGAACGCGCAGACGCAGGACCAGTTCGACGAGTGCATCGCGAAGAACCGCAAGCTGCCGTTGAACCTCAAGTTCGGCCTGGAGTTCTCGGCGTACCACGACTCCGACAAGGTCGACGTCGTCAGCCCGACGGTCTTCTTCAACGTCGAGAACCCCACGAGCGGCTGGGGGTTTGGTGGCTCGTTCCTCGTCGACGTCGTCACGGCCGCGTCGACCGACATCGTGGCCACGGCCTCGCCGCGCTGGACCGAGCAGCGGTACGTGCCCGCGCTCGGCGGCCACAAGAAGTTCGGCGACGTCGACGTGAACCTTCACACCGCGATGTCGATCGAGCCCGACTACCTGGCGACGAGCGTCGGCACCACGGTCGCGATCGACCTGCGCCAGAAGACGGTCACGCCGAGCCTGAGCTACGACTTCTCGTACGACATCGCGGGCCGATCGGGCACGAGCTACGAGGTCTTCTCGCGGCGCATCCAGCGCCACGCGCTCGACCTCTCCTCGTCGTTCGTGCTCGACAAGAACTCCATCCTGACCACGAACTTCAGCGCGGTGATCGAGGCGGGCGACAGCTCCAAGCCCTACCGCTACATCCCGACGTTCGCGCCGGACATCGCCCCGCGCGTCTTGCCGGGACAGTCGCTCGCGACGGTAAATTTTTACCGGAACCCCGAGCGCATCCTCGAACAGCTCCCGCTGAGCCGCCAGCGCTTCGCGTTCGCCGCCCGCTACGCGCGCCGCTTCTCCGCGAGCACGTTGCGCGCCGAGGAGCGGCTCTACGCGGATAGCTGGGGCCTCAAGGCCACGACGACGGACCTCCGGTACCTCTACGACATCAGCCAGAACGTGCGCATCTGGCCGCATTTCCGGTTCCACGCGCAGACGGGCGCGGCCTTCTGGCAACTCGCGTACGTGTCCGAACGGACGCCCACGGGCCTGCAAGTGCCTGCGCTGCGCACCGGCGACCGCGAGCTCGGCCCGCTGATCGGCGTGACCGGCGGACTCGGCACGCGCATCGCGTTTGGCGAGGCCAAGAACTGGGGCCTCATCGTGAGCGGCGACGTGATTTACACGCGCTTCTTGAACACGCTCTTCATCCTGCAGCGCTTCGGCTACTTCGGCGCGCTCACGCTGGAGGTCGACGTCGAATGA